From Juglans regia cultivar Chandler chromosome 6, Walnut 2.0, whole genome shotgun sequence, the proteins below share one genomic window:
- the LOC109008769 gene encoding copper transporter 5.1-like — protein sequence MMHMTFYWGKEVTLLVDSWKTKSWTSYVLTLFACLIVSAFYQYLEDRRVHLKIVSSGKPPAQIEEPFLLGMPFRRGPRWSAARIGGAALFGLNSAIGYLLMLAVMSFNVGVFLAVVLGLAIGYLLFRNEDSNVATLVEDNSCACA from the coding sequence ATGATGCACATGACCTTCTACTGGGGTAAAGAGGTGACCCTCCTGGTGGACTCGTGGAAAACCAAGTCGTGGACGAGTTACGTTCTCACCCTCTTCGCCTGCCTCATCGTCTCCGCCTTCTACCAGTACTTGGAGGACCGGCGCGTGCACCTCAAAATCGTCTCCTCCGGGAAGCCGCCGGCGCAGATCGAGGAGCCTTTTCTGCTTGGGATGCCCTTCCGTAGAGGGCCGAGATGGTCGGCGGCGAGGATCGGTGGGGCGGCGCTCTTCGGACTCAACTCGGCGATCGGGTACCTGCTGATGCTGGCGGTGATGTCGTTCAACGTGGGGGTTTTCCTGGCCGTCGTGCTGGGCCTTGCGATCGGATACTTGCTGTTCAGAAATGAGGATAGCAATGTTGCTACCCTTGTCGAAGATAACTCTTGTGCTTGTGCTTAG